The DNA segment TCCAGCAAACCGAATTGGAAAGCCGGAAAAGTGACCTTCAAGAATCCCGATGATGCCACCATGAAAGAATTATCGTGGGAAGAGGGTTTCATAACCCGTTACGAAGAACATATTCCGCACGTCAAATTGCGTCCGGATGATCAGGTTTTTGAATATTTCGAAATCTCCTGCCATAAATTATCTATCGGCGACGCCGAAATCGATAACCGCTGGCAGGAATAGTTCCATTAATTTGCCGGGCGGGACATTACCCGCTCCCGCCCGGCTTAATTGTCTTGTCCGAGGAATATGGAAATACAGGGAAAAGCAGGTTCAAAGGAAAGGGCCGAATTGGAAACCGCGGCTATTTGCACGGTTCGTATCGATAACAAGGAAATCAAGCAGACCCTTTCATCGATTCAGCTGGATCAATATATCGACAGACATCATATGTTGCAGGTTCGGATCAAGCAGGTGGGCACGGCGCAGAGCGGTCAGGATTTTGACGATCCCGCCGATTACACCGCGTTTCTCGGAAAATCGATCTCATTGAATGTCAAACCGACCGGCGGCATGGTCGATTCCTCCCGCGAACTGGAATTTATCGGAATTGTCACTCAGGTAAGTCTCGACAACAGCATCGACGGTCTTAATACGGTTCTTATAACCTCGCACAGTCCGACCATAGGTCTGGATAATTCAAAGAAAAACGCTTTTTTCTTTGACCAGTCGGCCAGTGATATCATCGGCTCCACCCTGCGGAATCATCCCATTACCCTTGGCAATGTCGATTCCAGCAAAGGGGTTTCCAAATTTACGGTTCAGTACCGCGAGAGCGATTATGATTTCGTGAGACGGTTGGCATTTCATTACGGAAAATTTGCCTTTTACGACGGCAAGGAATTTTGTGTTGTCAAGGCCTCCGGTTCCGGAGCCGAGGAATTGACCTGGCGCGAAACGCTCGGTTCATTTTCCTTCGGACTGGGAACCGCCGATCCGGAATTTACATCGTCCGCCTATAACTACGAACAAAGCAAAATTTTTACCCAGGATTCCAAATCCCTTCCGGCCCAATCATCATTGCCCGCCATGCTTAAGACCTCGCCCGATGCCTCGAAAAATATTTTCAAAAATTCAGGATTCACGGTCTCTTCGCGCTTCATCCCCGATGCTCAGAGTCTCGACGAAATACTCCAGGTCGAAAAGAACGGCAGTCTGGGGAAAATGATTCAATGTCAGGGGTATTCCATCGTTCCCAAAGTCGCCGTGGGCCACAGTGTGAAAATCAAGGGAATGTCGAAACTCGACGGTACTTTCTGGGTGAATTCTGTCAGGCATATTTTCAACGAAAGCGGCAAATATCACAATACTTTTATCTGCACCCCGGTCGATACCGCCTTCCCCTCGACGCGATTTAATTTGCAGCCCTTTACCGATTTGCAGTCGGCAGTGGTCGTCGATAATGACGATCCGGAAAAACTGGGACGTATCAAAGTTAAATTCCCCTGGATCCAGGATAGTACTATCTGGGTCCGCTATCTCAGTTTCAATGCCAGCCAGACCGGAGGATGGTATTCCCTGCCTGAAATCGATGATATTGTTCTGGTTGGATTCGAGATGGGGAATCCGGAAATGCCGGTCGCTCTCGGCTCTCTTTATGACAAAAACAATCCGCCCGATTCCAAAGCGGTCGATTCCAAGAACGATATTCGCCAATTTTTGACCAAGGGCGGCAGTCTGATTCAAATCAAAGATACATCGGGGAGCGAAGAAATCAAAATTTCGATGAAGGACGGTAAAAACAGCATCGTCATGCAGACTTCGGGCCCGAGCATCACTATTGAAAGCCAAAACGGCGATATCAGCATCAAAGGAAAGAGTGTCACGATAAATTCCGATCAGAACATTGAAATTAAAGCCGGCGGAGATCTTAAGGCGGAAGGAAGCGCCAATTTGAAGCTTAAGGGCGGCATGCAATCCGACCTTGAAGGCAATATGGTCAATGTCAAAGGATCGATGATAAAACTTAATTAATGCAACCATGGAATACCTGGCGCTACCATTTGTTCTGAGAGAAGGTTATTTGAGCAAGGCGACTCTGGAAGAGTCGCTGACCTATTCGATCGGCCTGATACTCAGCACCCGTCTGGGATCATTGCCCTTCGATCCCGAATACGGCTGCGATATCTGGGATAAGGAATATTCGGATTTATATACGGCTAACAAGGCGGAAATACGCGCCAGTCTGCGTAACGCCATCGACCGCTCCGAAAAGCGTCTTTATAATTTATCGGTTTCGTTCGTTAGTGCCGCGGAGTCTCAGGGGGCGCGTCAAATTCTGGGCATGGCGGTCAAGGTGACCGGCAATTTCAGGGAGGATTCCGAAGAAAAAAAATATGAAGGAACCTTCTATTTAGGTTAGGCTTAAAAGAGATAATATGGAAATAAAAGCGACCCCTTCCCGTTCCCCGGAGAAAATATTCGCTGATATGCATCGCGAACTTCGGGCCTGGAATCAGCAGGTGCCGGAATCCCCGGAACGTCTCGACCCGATCCTTAAAATTCTGATGCGGCTTTATGCCCATCAATTGTCACTCATTGATAAGCGGATCGACTCGGTTTGGGAAATGGCCGCCAATTCCCTCATACGGGCCGTTTGCCCCGAAAGCAAGCGCTGGCCGGTACCTTCCTTTACCGTGATGCGTTGCCAGCCGGGGGATCCGGTGGTCGAAGTTGACCCTCATCTGCGATTCTTTTACAAGGAAAAGCGTGAAGGCGGACAAACCTTCTTTTTTTCCCCTCTCCGCAAGGAGCGGCTGATTGCCGCCCGGATCAAACATATCTATCTGACGGCGGGGAGCACCGTAATGGATCTCTCTCCAAATCCCGAGAGTACCGGCTATTCGAGACAGCCGCTTTCTTTCCCTGCCACTGATCCCGGGAAAATATTTATCGGGGTGGAGTATGAGGGCATTCCCTCCGATCTGGCCGGCGCCGTCCTTTTCATCAAAGGCGCCGTCGAAGTGCTCAAGCAACTGCGCTGGGGGCATTGGCGCGCGGCCGATTCGTCGGGCAATTTTTTGGAGGAATCCCGCTTTTGCCCCGGGCTGATCGACAGCCTTTCGGACATTTTGTCGATTGATGGGCGCCGCATCGATTGGGGCGGGCTTCGAACGAGCCGAGATTTATTTAAGACGCTGGAAGACAATTTTATCCTCTTGCCCCGAAACTTCTCGACCGGATGGGCGGCCGGACCGATCGATAAGGAACTGGCGGAAAAAATGTTCACGGCCGGTATCAATCCCCCTCCCGCCGGCGAAAAAGTCTATTGGCTCCGTATTGACCTGCCGCGCGGCGGTGATAAGACCAAATTGCAGTCATCGTTCGAAATCCATTTCAATTGCTTTATTGCGATTAATAAAAACGAATTGACGCTGTTCAAGCATACCGGGGGAAATCGTCTGGTGGAAGTGGAACTGCCCGAAGATATCGCCAACATTCTCGAAATCGCGCGGGTGGTAGATTCCGGCGGGCGCGAATACGTCCCTCGCTTTACGGTACAGACCAGCCGGGCCCAGAAGGCATATTCCCTCGAAGAACGCAATAATAAGATTGTTCTCTGGTTCGACTTTTCCTCCGACATAGAGCTTCCGCCTGATTCCATTTCCGTGAATTATTCTATTACGGCCGGGGTAAGCGGCAACGGTATCGAAGCGGCCAAAATAAATGAATTGTATGAGGCTCATCCGGGCATCGTCGCGATCGAAAACATCGTTCCCACGGGCGGAGCGGTCCCGGCCAAGACGGAGAAGCAGATTGTCAACGAGGTATCGGCGCGTCTTCGCAATCGCGACCGGGCCATGAACTTCGCCGAAATCTCCAATTGGGCCATGACTTTCGATCCGCGCATTTTGTCGGCGGAATGCCGCAACGGGATCGAGCGGGCCGCCCGCGGTGTCAGGCGATGCATTGAAGTTATTATCAGAGTCAAAAAGGATGGCTTTTATTCCGACGAGGAAACGGATTTGCTGGAGCGGCGCCTCAATAGTTTCCTGAAATCCCGCTCGCCGATTAATACTCATTTTAAAATTGAGATTGTAAAGCAATGAACCAGCCCTTAATGCCGGACCTCTGCAATCGGCGTTACCCCTTCCATTATACCACCGCTCTCTGTCTGTTGATAAAATTGGGCATTGATATTTCTCAAATCGAAATCCTTGCCATAGGCGAATTCGAAAACTATAAAGGCGAAATTTTGTGGCAGGAGCCTGCTCCGGGAGCGGTTCTCACTGCCGACGCCAGAATACGTCTTAAAGTCGGTTACCCGAGCGCCATTGATTTTATGCCGTATCAGTTTTTTTACGGCTTGGCGGGAAGCGAGCGCCACTCTGCATCGTGGGAAGAACAGGCCCGGGAAATACTGGCCCCTTTCGATTCATCGGTAATTCGTCACAATGCCGCGGCCGAATATCATACCCTTAAATTTAACCTCGGACTCGTTGACCGGAAACAACTATCCGACTTTCTACAACTCTTCAATTTTGAACTCTCCGCTGAATCAGACGAAGATCAGAAGGCGCTCATCTGGACCACGCTCATGCCGTTCTTTCACTTTTGGGCGGGCAACGGCGGACTGACGGAGAAGGCCTTGGAATTGATCTTCGGTTACGAATTTGACATCATTGAAAATACTTTCGGGCAATTTGTAATTCCCGAAGAAATTCGCTACATTCTCGGTTCACCGTCGGGGAGACTGGGTCGTGAAACCGTCCTTGGCAATCGATTTCATGATTACGATTCGAACTATGAAATAATAATAAAGGGAATTTCTTCGGAAGAGGTTCGAAATTTCCTCCCGGGCGGACTTAACCGAAAACGGCTTGATGCTATTCTCAGATTCTGTATGCCCAATCATCTTGATTACCGGCTGAAGTTTGAAGTTAAAAATAAAAATACGATTATCGGCAGGGAAAACCGGGCCGCATATCTTGGATATGCCGCTCATATTTAATGGCCTTGACAATAAAGTTTGAGAGATTTACATTATAAAATTGGGATTTGAGGCAAGATAATGAGTGACTTGAACTTATATTCGGTGAACTGGCAGGACGGGATGCTTATAACCCGTCAGCATTTAAAAGATCAGGAAAAGTACTTCGAGGATCTGATACGCTGGCACCATCTCGATGTCGGCGACCGTTATGGATTGGTGAAAAAATCATTCGACGGCAAAGCGGCTCTCGCCCTGAACAGTCTGGTCAGCGGGAATCGGCTCCGCGTCGAGATGCTTCGATGCCAGGCCGTCACCCCCGATGGTACATATATTAATATTCAGGAATCCGGACAGAATCCGGTCCGGGCCGATTTTTCCATCAGTGGAGCGGCCGTCCCGGTCTTTATAAGTGTTGATGCTTCCGGAAAACAACCGGTCGGCGATCCCGATCCGGGCGAAGACCTGCCCCGGGTGCCCTATATGGTGAATGGTTACGCCATTCATTTGGGTGCTCCCCCGAATTTGCCGGACGGATCATTTCTTCAAGTGGCCGAATTGCTCATAAATGGCAGCGAGGTTAAACCCTCGCCGAATTACTTTCCGCCCTGTTTAAGTGTCGGGGCCGATGAACAGCTGGCGGCCAAGGTTTCCGACTTTCGCAACCGCCTTGAAAACCTCCTCTCGCTGTCGTCACGCGCCTATATGGCGGTCTCGGCCACCGGAGCTCTGGCGGGGGAGAGCACTAATTTGCAGGTCGCTTTCAAGGAGACGACATACTTATTGGTATATCATTTGGCCGCCACCATCGATGACTTCGTGGTCGGTCGCAACGCCATTCATCCTATGCACCTGGTGATTCAGTTCAAGAAATTGTTCCGCATTTTCTCGACCTTGATGAATCTTCAACCCGGTTTGAAAGACTATTTGAACGAAAAATTTTTCAGCAAAGAACTCAATTCCGAAATCGGCCGTTTTATGGCCGCCGTCGATAATTTCATTCTGGCCGAATATAATCACCGTCAACTCGGCGGGCACATTCAGGCCATCGATAATCTCCTCAATATCCTGCGGGGAGCGATCGGATTTTTGGCCCAGACCAAGCGTGAGCAGTTGGGCGAGCAGGCCGTGGCCACCGACAGTCTGACATATCAGGGGCGTACCTATCGCGTTTCGCCGTTCAGTTCGACCCGATTGGAGCAAATCGGGGAATTGAGTTATTTGATGGTCGATGTCGCCTCCCCTCGCGCCGTAGCCGACTCGGTCGTCTTGATGTCGAAGGATCTTTTCAGTGTGGCCGAATGGAACAATATGCAGGTTCGCCTCGGGCTGAATGACGCCCGGGGGCTCGGGGAAACCGATCCGGTCGATGTCGATGTCACAACCTTCGGTAACAAGGTAGCCTTGCATCCCCGTGATATGATGCGCTCCTCGGCAGTTCGCCAGATTACCCTTATCTTCCGCGGAGCGCGGGATAACACCAAGTTTCAGAATTTGGGAAAAATGGATTTGATAATTTACACCATGTAAGAATTCTCCGGAACTCGCTATGGAAATAAAAACATATATTGAAGATCTCTTTAAGTACCTTGAATCGTTCGAGAAAGGCGCTGTCGAATTTGAGACCGAGGCCTTTTTGCAGACGTACAACGGTATCTATGCGGTCTTTCAGGCTCTCCGCCAGCAACGCAACGAGGCGGTCGATGTGGATCAATATTTTTTAAGTCGCATCGAGAGAACACCCCTCAACAGCTCCGATCTCCGCCAGTTATCCATACAGATAATGATAACATATTTCGAGTCGGAGGCCGATACCGACGGTCAGTCGAATCAATCCTATCTTTACTGCCGGGGACTGAGGGCCGTCAAACAGGACATTCCCTTTTTTGAGCAACACCTCATTCCTTTGCTTTTCAAAGAAGGGGCCCTGGGAAGTAATTTCCGTCTGCATCAATTCTTCCTCAATGAAATCGGCCGTTATATGGGAAAATTCGGGAAAAAGGTGATCCCGAACTTGAACCCGGAAGAATTCGGTGCCCTCAATGACAGCATGAAAATCCTGGAATTGATCCGGCGCCGTCTGGAAATGGGCAATGAATTGCTCAAGGATCGCACCAGTCTTGAATTTCATCTGCAGCGGATCAATGCCTTTACGAAATTGGGGCAGAAGAGCAAACTATATGAACGTTATTTGACAGAATGGCAATATCTCCGCAAGACAAGTTTCTGGGCCGCGGTCAAAAGATTTCTTTCCGAATTGGGCGGGAAATTCCGCGGCGCCTTTTCGTCTTCGCGTTACTTCCGGCTCGTTATGACACAGCGGACACCGGCCTACTTTTACTATTTCTTTCTTATTGTCCTCTTCATTTTCCTGGCCATTTATGTACCGATGAAATGGAGCAGTTATTCCAGGAATAAATTGAATGAATTAAATAATCGCGCCACGGCGGTACAGTCCGGGACCTTGAGGTGATGGGTTGAAATATGAGTTTGGGAAAAGTATTTAATATTTTCAAAAAGGGTGCCAAAGGGGCTTCCGGTCAAAAAGGCAAAAAAGGCGGCGGAATCGAATGGCCCCCGGGGCTGCGGATCGGCGTCTATGGGCACGCCAATTCAGGCAAGACCGTTTATTTAACCGTTTTGAATGAAGAGTGCAAAATTGCCAAGGATCTTCAAATTTCGGTTATCGATAACGCCACGGCCGGGGAATTCCTTTCCAATTACAGAATGATCTGGGGTCTGGCCAGCGGGGCCTCTTCAGGCGGCGGTACCGTGGTCGATATGCGCGGGGAAAAGAAATTTCCCGAATCGACCATCTCCGACAAGATTCTCAAGTTCAATGCCATTCTCGACCATAAGAAACGGGTTTCGGTGGTTACCTATGATTACAGCGGACGGTCCGTCTCCATCCGGGAACGGACCGAGCAGACCGACAAGGTTATTGACTTCATGTCCGGCTGTCATGGGTTGATGTTCTTCTATGACCCCAAGACACTGGCGGCGGAACTCCAAAGTCAGGAACATGTTGCCTCATTCGTAAGCATGATCGAACGTCTGGCGCCTCTCAATAAAAGCCGCCTGCCAATCCCAATTGCTCTGGTCATCACGAAATCCGACATCCTGCCGGGTTTCAAAGGGGAAGATCAGGTCGTTTTGATCCGGGCGGAAGATGAGAGTTTCGTTTCCGAGGACTTTGAATTATTTCTGGATAAAATCCTGACCAGTAATAACATTGCCTCCAATTCCGCATGGGCGGGTACGGTTCGGGAGATACTTATTAAATTGAAGGATTTTCTGAAAGTGGTCACCGGGCGCACTCTTGACTTTCAGATTTTCTTCACCTCCAACACCGGTGAGGCCCCCGATAAGATTGGCACCGATATCGGCCGTTCCCTTTATGCGCCGCCGGCGAAAATCAGACCGGTCGGCATCCGGGAGCCGTTTTACTGGATATTGAAATCCATTATGCGGAGCCGCAAAATCTCACGGATGCGGACGGTGGCCCGCTTCGTCACTCTCATAAGTATTATCTGGATCATTTTGTACTCGTTGCCGAATCTCTATCATTTCAAATTCCTCCTGTCCGGTGCCTATAGAACCGAAAGCAGCATACTCCAGGCCTATAAGGGCAATATTTATAATACCTCGGTCGAAGAGAGGCGGAAAATTGTCCGTGCCTACGATGACTATTCCCGCTCCTGGACCGTAAAGTGGCTATTTCAGCCTTTTCAGGCTCCGGCGGAACGAATTAAAAACAGTTATTCTTCGCTGAATGTGGAAGCGGCCGCGTCCAATCTTAATCAGGTTATAAAGAATTTTACCGCCATTGTTTCCGACACGTCGGCATGGCCCAAAGTCAATCCTTCCGATTCGCAATTAATAGAAAACGAGCGCCACCAAAAACTCGTGGAAGATCTCAATGGTTTCCACCAGGGCGATGAGACTTCGATACTGTATAAACGCAGCGATCGCGCCCTGCGTCTCTGGGACATGTTTAAAAGGGCCGTGGCCGCGCCCAATGATACGACCGTCTGGGTCACTATTCAGAAACAGGTGCAATTGGACAAGGATATGTATGGCAATCAAATGAGCGCCGAGGAAGTTGACCTTGGGAAGGCCCTGTCGAAATATAAAGCCAAGCAGATTCAAATCGTTACCGCTCAGAAGGCCGCCGCCGAACTGACCGGTTTGATACAGGAAATAAACGGCAATCCCAACGGCGCGTTCCGTCTGGACACCGCCGTCACCATTTTGAAACAAACCCTGGCCAACCTCGACCCGGCAGTCGACAAAAACAATATCGCCATGATAAACCGCTATCTGCAGGCGGTCGCGAGATGGAACAAAACCCAGAAATATACCGCGAAAATCGAGGTTCTTCCGGAAAAGGCCCATCTCCATATCGAAATCACTGAAAATGGAAAGGCCCCTCTCTGGGAGAAACATACGCAGATATTCGAAGGCGATGAGGTCCCGATATTCTGGAAAGTGGGCGACAATATCAATATCGCCATCGACCTCAAAAAGCAGAAGTGCAAGTGGGGAAAAGAATCCAGCGATCGTGTCATATTGAAAGACAAATATGCATTGTTTCAAATGGACGGAGAAGTAACGTTTGATAATATAGGCAAGAAAGCCGGTATCAGTTTCAAACCGCCGCTGGTGGATCTGCTGCCGGTTTTGAAATAGATTTCAGGGGCCTGTTGGAAGGAGTGATTATGAATTATCATACATACAAGCGATCCATATTTGCGGCACTTTTGGGAATTATATTTGTTCTCTGCTTATCGGGACCGGTCCGGGCGGGCCGTGTCCTTCTCCCCGATAGTCTTGAAATTAAAGTAAAATTTGATTCCACGATGCAAATCACATCGGGGAAATTAGTCAAAGGCGCCCCGGTCGCCATTTATTTGGCCGAACCGATTGAAATCGGCGGGGTGACCATTGTCGAGCAGGGTGCCCCCGGTACGGCCGTGGTATCCGAGGTAAAAAAGGCGGGCGGCGGGGGAAAACCGGGCCTGATTAAAATTGATTTTACCGAGTTGGAGCCCAAAGGCGAATATATGACCGAGGACAG comes from the Candidatus Zixiibacteriota bacterium genome and includes:
- a CDS encoding conserved hypothetical protein (Evidence 4 : Unknown function but conserved in other organisms) gives rise to the protein MARRPILEIDGVVYKNVYEVGYELYTSKDETGRPSDRAHAGVIKITRESDENANIARWAMDSSKPNWKAGKVTFKNPDDATMKELSWEEGFITRYEEHIPHVKLRPDDQVFEYFEISCHKLSIGDAEIDNRWQE
- a CDS encoding putative Rhs element Vgr protein (Evidence 3 : Putative function from multiple computational evidences); protein product: MEIQGKAGSKERAELETAAICTVRIDNKEIKQTLSSIQLDQYIDRHHMLQVRIKQVGTAQSGQDFDDPADYTAFLGKSISLNVKPTGGMVDSSRELEFIGIVTQVSLDNSIDGLNTVLITSHSPTIGLDNSKKNAFFFDQSASDIIGSTLRNHPITLGNVDSSKGVSKFTVQYRESDYDFVRRLAFHYGKFAFYDGKEFCVVKASGSGAEELTWRETLGSFSFGLGTADPEFTSSAYNYEQSKIFTQDSKSLPAQSSLPAMLKTSPDASKNIFKNSGFTVSSRFIPDAQSLDEILQVEKNGSLGKMIQCQGYSIVPKVAVGHSVKIKGMSKLDGTFWVNSVRHIFNESGKYHNTFICTPVDTAFPSTRFNLQPFTDLQSAVVVDNDDPEKLGRIKVKFPWIQDSTIWVRYLSFNASQTGGWYSLPEIDDIVLVGFEMGNPEMPVALGSLYDKNNPPDSKAVDSKNDIRQFLTKGGSLIQIKDTSGSEEIKISMKDGKNSIVMQTSGPSITIESQNGDISIKGKSVTINSDQNIEIKAGGDLKAEGSANLKLKGGMQSDLEGNMVNVKGSMIKLN
- a CDS encoding putative GPW/gp25 family protein (Evidence 3 : Putative function from multiple computational evidences); protein product: MEYLALPFVLREGYLSKATLEESLTYSIGLILSTRLGSLPFDPEYGCDIWDKEYSDLYTANKAEIRASLRNAIDRSEKRLYNLSVSFVSAAESQGARQILGMAVKVTGNFREDSEEKKYEGTFYLG
- a CDS encoding hypothetical protein (Evidence 5 : Unknown function), whose product is MEIKATPSRSPEKIFADMHRELRAWNQQVPESPERLDPILKILMRLYAHQLSLIDKRIDSVWEMAANSLIRAVCPESKRWPVPSFTVMRCQPGDPVVEVDPHLRFFYKEKREGGQTFFFSPLRKERLIAARIKHIYLTAGSTVMDLSPNPESTGYSRQPLSFPATDPGKIFIGVEYEGIPSDLAGAVLFIKGAVEVLKQLRWGHWRAADSSGNFLEESRFCPGLIDSLSDILSIDGRRIDWGGLRTSRDLFKTLEDNFILLPRNFSTGWAAGPIDKELAEKMFTAGINPPPAGEKVYWLRIDLPRGGDKTKLQSSFEIHFNCFIAINKNELTLFKHTGGNRLVEVELPEDIANILEIARVVDSGGREYVPRFTVQTSRAQKAYSLEERNNKIVLWFDFSSDIELPPDSISVNYSITAGVSGNGIEAAKINELYEAHPGIVAIENIVPTGGAVPAKTEKQIVNEVSARLRNRDRAMNFAEISNWAMTFDPRILSAECRNGIERAARGVRRCIEVIIRVKKDGFYSDEETDLLERRLNSFLKSRSPINTHFKIEIVKQ
- a CDS encoding hypothetical protein (Evidence 5 : Unknown function), which produces MNQPLMPDLCNRRYPFHYTTALCLLIKLGIDISQIEILAIGEFENYKGEILWQEPAPGAVLTADARIRLKVGYPSAIDFMPYQFFYGLAGSERHSASWEEQAREILAPFDSSVIRHNAAAEYHTLKFNLGLVDRKQLSDFLQLFNFELSAESDEDQKALIWTTLMPFFHFWAGNGGLTEKALELIFGYEFDIIENTFGQFVIPEEIRYILGSPSGRLGRETVLGNRFHDYDSNYEIIIKGISSEEVRNFLPGGLNRKRLDAILRFCMPNHLDYRLKFEVKNKNTIIGRENRAAYLGYAAHI
- a CDS encoding hypothetical protein (Evidence 5 : Unknown function) produces the protein MSDLNLYSVNWQDGMLITRQHLKDQEKYFEDLIRWHHLDVGDRYGLVKKSFDGKAALALNSLVSGNRLRVEMLRCQAVTPDGTYINIQESGQNPVRADFSISGAAVPVFISVDASGKQPVGDPDPGEDLPRVPYMVNGYAIHLGAPPNLPDGSFLQVAELLINGSEVKPSPNYFPPCLSVGADEQLAAKVSDFRNRLENLLSLSSRAYMAVSATGALAGESTNLQVAFKETTYLLVYHLAATIDDFVVGRNAIHPMHLVIQFKKLFRIFSTLMNLQPGLKDYLNEKFFSKELNSEIGRFMAAVDNFILAEYNHRQLGGHIQAIDNLLNILRGAIGFLAQTKREQLGEQAVATDSLTYQGRTYRVSPFSSTRLEQIGELSYLMVDVASPRAVADSVVLMSKDLFSVAEWNNMQVRLGLNDARGLGETDPVDVDVTTFGNKVALHPRDMMRSSAVRQITLIFRGARDNTKFQNLGKMDLIIYTM
- a CDS encoding hypothetical protein (Evidence 5 : Unknown function), with protein sequence MEIKTYIEDLFKYLESFEKGAVEFETEAFLQTYNGIYAVFQALRQQRNEAVDVDQYFLSRIERTPLNSSDLRQLSIQIMITYFESEADTDGQSNQSYLYCRGLRAVKQDIPFFEQHLIPLLFKEGALGSNFRLHQFFLNEIGRYMGKFGKKVIPNLNPEEFGALNDSMKILELIRRRLEMGNELLKDRTSLEFHLQRINAFTKLGQKSKLYERYLTEWQYLRKTSFWAAVKRFLSELGGKFRGAFSSSRYFRLVMTQRTPAYFYYFFLIVLFIFLAIYVPMKWSSYSRNKLNELNNRATAVQSGTLR
- a CDS encoding hypothetical protein (Evidence 5 : Unknown function) — encoded protein: MSLGKVFNIFKKGAKGASGQKGKKGGGIEWPPGLRIGVYGHANSGKTVYLTVLNEECKIAKDLQISVIDNATAGEFLSNYRMIWGLASGASSGGGTVVDMRGEKKFPESTISDKILKFNAILDHKKRVSVVTYDYSGRSVSIRERTEQTDKVIDFMSGCHGLMFFYDPKTLAAELQSQEHVASFVSMIERLAPLNKSRLPIPIALVITKSDILPGFKGEDQVVLIRAEDESFVSEDFELFLDKILTSNNIASNSAWAGTVREILIKLKDFLKVVTGRTLDFQIFFTSNTGEAPDKIGTDIGRSLYAPPAKIRPVGIREPFYWILKSIMRSRKISRMRTVARFVTLISIIWIILYSLPNLYHFKFLLSGAYRTESSILQAYKGNIYNTSVEERRKIVRAYDDYSRSWTVKWLFQPFQAPAERIKNSYSSLNVEAAASNLNQVIKNFTAIVSDTSAWPKVNPSDSQLIENERHQKLVEDLNGFHQGDETSILYKRSDRALRLWDMFKRAVAAPNDTTVWVTIQKQVQLDKDMYGNQMSAEEVDLGKALSKYKAKQIQIVTAQKAAAELTGLIQEINGNPNGAFRLDTAVTILKQTLANLDPAVDKNNIAMINRYLQAVARWNKTQKYTAKIEVLPEKAHLHIEITENGKAPLWEKHTQIFEGDEVPIFWKVGDNINIAIDLKKQKCKWGKESSDRVILKDKYALFQMDGEVTFDNIGKKAGISFKPPLVDLLPVLK
- a CDS encoding hypothetical protein (Evidence 5 : Unknown function), translating into MNYHTYKRSIFAALLGIIFVLCLSGPVRAGRVLLPDSLEIKVKFDSTMQITSGKLVKGAPVAIYLAEPIEIGGVTIVEQGAPGTAVVSEVKKAGGGGKPGLIKIDFTELEPKGEYMTEDSAKIKIFGSVESKGKKKGIFPYLFFILLVKGGEGQIKVDSVYSATTAESIMLSND